One window from the genome of Oncorhynchus gorbuscha isolate QuinsamMale2020 ecotype Even-year linkage group LG14, OgorEven_v1.0, whole genome shotgun sequence encodes:
- the LOC123994984 gene encoding putative nuclease HARBI1 — protein sequence MKAQNCVFLSALTMACPFVRDVVDEEALVLRRAFRRERVFRDRLDPLAFPDDHLYERYRFSADGIRYLCRLLGPRIKHRTARSHALSVEQMVCVALRFFASGAFLYSVGDAEQLNKATICRTIRSVCLAIKALADVFISFPGHRRLCDIKEEFYRIAGFPNVIGAVDCTHIRIKAPSGAHEADFVNRKSFHSINVQMVCNADCVISNVVAKWPGSVHDSRIFRASEIYQCLSQGEFSGVLLGDRGYGCQPFLLTPFTDPQEAQQAYNHAHARTRARVEMTFGLLKARFHCLHKLRVRPVRACDITVACAVLHNVACLRKERAPRVPPAMDWDNPAIFPDDDSGRLLRDQYVLNYFS from the exons ATGAAGGCCCAAAATTGTGTGTTCCTTTCTGCTCTGACAATGGCATGCCCATTCGTGCGAGATGTGGTGGATGAAGAAGCACTTGTGCTGAGGAGAGCCTTCAGGCGAGAAAGGGTCTTCAGGGACCGGTTGGACCCACTGGCCTTCCCTGACGACCATCTATATGAAAGATACAGGTTTTCTGCAGATGGCATCAGGTATCTATGCAGACTACTGGGTCCCAGGATTAAGCACCGCACTGCACGGAGCCATGCACTGAGTGTGGAGCAAATGGTTTGTGTGGCCTTGCGCTTTTTTGCTAGTGGAGCCTTCCTGTACTCAGTGGGGGATGCAGAACAGCTGAACAAGGCCACAATTTGCCGCACAATAAGGAGTGTGTGTCTGGCTATCAAAGCATTAGCAGATGTCTTCATCTCCTTCCCTGGCCACAGAAGACTCTGTGACATCAAAGAGGAGTTCTATAGGATTGCAG GTTTCCCCAATGTCATTGGTGCAGTGGACTGCACACACATAAGGATAAAAGCCCCCTCAGGTGCCCATGAGGCCGATTTTGTGAATAGgaaatcctttcacagcattaatgTTCAG ATGGTCTGCAATGCTGACTGTGTGATcagcaatgttgtggcaaaatggcctggCTCAGTCCATGACTCCAGAATCTTTCGGGCCTCTGAAATCTATCAGTGCCTATCACAAG GTGAATTCTCTGGTGTGTTGCTGGGAGACAGGGGGTATGGCTGCCAGCCTTTTCTCCTGACACCTTTCACAGACCCCCAGGAAGCACAGCAGGCCTACAACCATGCCCATGCCAGGACAAGGGCCAGAGTTGAAATGACCTTTGGCCTCCTGAAGGCACGCTTTCACTGCCTTCACAAATTAAGGGTCAGACCTGTTAGGGCATGTGATATTACTGTGGCTTGTGCTGTCCTCCACAATGTGGCCtgcctgaggaaggagagggcccCCAGAGTGCCACCAGCCATGGACTGGGACAATCCGGCAATCTTCCCTGATGACGACAGTGGTCGGCTGCTGAGGGACCAATATGTGTTGAATTATTTTAGTTAG
- the LOC123994989 gene encoding uncharacterized protein LOC123994989 isoform X1 yields the protein MATRAAYFSPSEAQILMEAYEEVKDIIKKKGNTATVIKQREKAWQSIADRLNALNMNGPKRTWQQVKIKYKNILQNAVKKNTHRQGTGGGSPKADLTPAEDMALELNKGRPVLEGIPGGKETSIGSSQDATRFIQVSGSTVFLLEPPAQAPDDADPGEGPSAAATAHDGDDDDDEEETISLDSRRHEDPDAIQWENQPGNIVRINKRTPHPAKFQLR from the exons ATGGCAACTAGAGCCGCGTACTTTTCCCCGTCGGAAGCACAAATCCTCATGGAGGCATACGAGGAGGTAAAAGATATAATTAAGAAGAAAGGCAACACCGCCACAGTGATAAAGCAAAGAGAAAAAGCGTGGCAAAGTATTGCAGACCGCCTGAATGC attaaacATGAACGGGCCAAAACGGACATGGCAGCaggtcaaaatcaaatacaagaaCATTCTGCAGAATG CAGTGAAAAAGAATACCCACAGACAAGGCACGGGTGGTGGGTCACCAAAGGCTGACCTTACCCCAGCAGAGGACATGGCCTTGGAGCTAAATAAAGGCAGGCCCGTCTTAGAGGGGATCCCTGGGGGGAAAGAGACGAGCATAGGTTCCTCCCAAGATGCCACCCGCTTCATTCAAG TGTCTGGCAGCACTGTGTTCCTGTTAGAGCCACCAGCACAAGCACCAGACGATGCTGATCCA GGTGAAGGCCCCagtgcagcagcaacagcacatgatggagacgatgatgatgatgaggaggagaccATCTCTCTGGATTCCAGAAGGCATGAG GACCCAGATGCTATACAGTGGGAAAACCAGCCTGGCAACATAGTGCGTATTAATAAAAGGACACCACATCCTGCCAAATTCCAGCTGCGCTAA
- the LOC123994975 gene encoding zinc finger protein 180-like, giving the protein MSSLSYSPAEEERVCWTEKEGMWLNVVVKEEEEDVKIQKQVEGEAVTVKEEEKDVSVKEEEDAFRVKEEEDVTVKEGEEEKEDDAVFGVKEEEGEMTVTLEEEDEEEETGYLGSDSQRHVKASYGSNDERAPVNTRERCDYRGSSGEPQQHHDADKAEKSLSRSEHLKKHQQRPREKKSHCCSDCGKHFKFSSELKLHQRTHTGEKPYSCTQCGKNFTQSSSLIVHQRTHTGEKSYSCTQCGKSFTSSGYLKIHQRAHTGEKPFSCTQCGKSFTTSGYLKIHMRAHTGEKRYSCNQCGKCFTQSKGLVVHRRTHTGEKRYSCAQCGRSFTQSGNLKSHQRTHTGEKPFSCDQCGKSFIISGDLKIHQRTHTGEKPYSCNQCGKSFATSRYLKIHQRTHTGEKPYSCNQCGKSFAASSYLKIHQRTHTQERNHVSVLNV; this is encoded by the exons ATGAGTTCACTAAGCTACTCTCCTGCTGAAGAAGAGCgtgtctgctggacggagaaagagggTATGTGGCTAAACGTTGTcgtgaaagaggaggaagaggatgtcaaaatacaaaaacaagtagagggtgaggctgttaccgtgaaagaagaagagaaagacgtttcagtgaaagaagaggaagacgcgttcagagtgaaagaggaggaggacgtTACAGTAaaagaaggggaggaagagaaagaggatgaTGCTGTTTTTGgagtgaaggaagaggagggggagatgactgtcacattggaagaagaagatgaagaggaggaaactGGATATCTGGGCTCGGATTCCCAAAGGCATGTTAAGGCATCCTATGGTTCTAACGATGAACGGGCCCCTGTTAAcacta gagagagatgtgactatcgtggatcctctggggagcctcaacaacatcatgatgctgacaaggcagagaagagtctctccagatcagaacacctcaaaaaacaccagcagagacccagagagaagaaatctcactgctgctctgactgtgggaaacaTTTCAAATTTTCATCAGAACTTAaattacaccagagaacacacacaggagagaaaccttatagctgtactCAATGTGGGAAGAATTTTACTCAGTCAAGCAGCCTGATAgtgcaccagagaacacacacaggagagaaaagttatagctgtactcaatgtgggaagagttttacttcATCTGGCTATCTGAAAATACACCAGAgagcacacacaggagagaaaccatttagctgtactcaatgtgggaagagttttactacatCTGGCTATCTGAAGATCCATATGAGagcacacacaggggagaaacgcTATAGTTGTAATCAATGTGGGAAGTGTTTTACTCAGTCAAAGGGCCTGGTAGTACATcgtagaacacacacaggagagaaacgtTATAGCTGTGCTCAATGTGGGAGGAGTTTTACTCAGTCAGGCAACCTgaaatcacaccagagaacacacactggagagaaaccttttagctgtgatcaatgtgggaaaagTTTTATCATATCTGGCGATCTGAAGATACATCAGAGAacccacacaggagagaaaccttatagctgtaatcaatgtgggaagagttttgctacATCTCGCTATCTGAagatacaccagagaacacacactggagagaaaccttatagctgtaatcaatgtgggaagagttttgctgcatctagctatctgaagatacaccagagaacacacacacaggagagaaaccatgtATCTGTACTCAATGTTTGA
- the LOC123994989 gene encoding uncharacterized protein LOC123994989 isoform X3, with translation MPVKKNTHRQGTGGGSPKADLTPAEDMALELNKGRPVLEGIPGGKETSIGSSQDATRFIQVSGSTVFLLEPPAQAPDDADPGEGPSAAATAHDGDDDDDEEETISLDSRRHEDPDAIQWENQPGNIVRINKRTPHPAKFQLR, from the exons ATGC CAGTGAAAAAGAATACCCACAGACAAGGCACGGGTGGTGGGTCACCAAAGGCTGACCTTACCCCAGCAGAGGACATGGCCTTGGAGCTAAATAAAGGCAGGCCCGTCTTAGAGGGGATCCCTGGGGGGAAAGAGACGAGCATAGGTTCCTCCCAAGATGCCACCCGCTTCATTCAAG TGTCTGGCAGCACTGTGTTCCTGTTAGAGCCACCAGCACAAGCACCAGACGATGCTGATCCA GGTGAAGGCCCCagtgcagcagcaacagcacatgatggagacgatgatgatgatgaggaggagaccATCTCTCTGGATTCCAGAAGGCATGAG GACCCAGATGCTATACAGTGGGAAAACCAGCCTGGCAACATAGTGCGTATTAATAAAAGGACACCACATCCTGCCAAATTCCAGCTGCGCTAA
- the LOC123994989 gene encoding uncharacterized protein LOC123994989 isoform X2, translating to MATRAAYFSPSEAQILMEAYEEVKDIIKKKGNTATVIKQREKAWQSIADRLNALNMNGPKRTWQQVKIKYKNILQNAVKKNTHRQGTGGGSPKADLTPAEDMALELNKGRPVLEGIPGGKETSIGSSQDATRFIQVSGSTVFLLEPPAQAPDDADPGEGPSAAATAHDGDDDDDEEETISLDSRRHEVSWTQMLYSGKTSLAT from the exons ATGGCAACTAGAGCCGCGTACTTTTCCCCGTCGGAAGCACAAATCCTCATGGAGGCATACGAGGAGGTAAAAGATATAATTAAGAAGAAAGGCAACACCGCCACAGTGATAAAGCAAAGAGAAAAAGCGTGGCAAAGTATTGCAGACCGCCTGAATGC attaaacATGAACGGGCCAAAACGGACATGGCAGCaggtcaaaatcaaatacaagaaCATTCTGCAGAATG CAGTGAAAAAGAATACCCACAGACAAGGCACGGGTGGTGGGTCACCAAAGGCTGACCTTACCCCAGCAGAGGACATGGCCTTGGAGCTAAATAAAGGCAGGCCCGTCTTAGAGGGGATCCCTGGGGGGAAAGAGACGAGCATAGGTTCCTCCCAAGATGCCACCCGCTTCATTCAAG TGTCTGGCAGCACTGTGTTCCTGTTAGAGCCACCAGCACAAGCACCAGACGATGCTGATCCA GGTGAAGGCCCCagtgcagcagcaacagcacatgatggagacgatgatgatgatgaggaggagaccATCTCTCTGGATTCCAGAAGGCATGAGGTATCATG GACCCAGATGCTATACAGTGGGAAAACCAGCCTGGCAACATAG